A single genomic interval of Chloracidobacterium validum harbors:
- a CDS encoding NAD(P)/FAD-dependent oxidoreductase encodes MTESTTPRKHIVVLGAGFGGVAFCQAFPEGLADITLVDRNNYHLFQPLLYQVATADLSPADIAEPIRTIFDRRRDIKVLMDEVSGIDLAKRTVTMQRRTLTYDYLVLAVGARTGYFGNNEWARHAGGLKGIDDALNIRNRVLTAFEEAENCLDPEQVRRLTTFVVVGGGPTGVELAGALGELTRRVLRRDFKNIDTSQARVFLIQGASRLLPPYHQALSEYARQKLVKLGVDVRVSARVTRVGPQRVELDNGKVIEAANIIWCAGVEANPLTRKLGLPTDRTGRLKVEPDLRLPGHPEVLAIGDIAALTDARGVDVPGVAPAALQMGRYAAKVIEAQLRGRTPPRPFVYFDKGSMATIGRAAAVLEVGRLRMTGFFAWMGWLLVHLAMLVGFNNKVSVLTEWIFRYITYRQGARIITTPRTDELLRDAT; translated from the coding sequence ATGACTGAATCCACCACCCCACGCAAACACATCGTCGTCCTTGGCGCTGGGTTTGGCGGCGTTGCCTTTTGTCAGGCATTCCCTGAAGGCCTGGCGGACATCACACTCGTTGATCGCAACAACTACCATCTGTTTCAACCGCTGCTTTACCAAGTGGCTACGGCCGATCTCTCTCCAGCCGACATTGCCGAGCCAATCCGCACGATTTTCGACCGCCGCCGCGACATCAAAGTTCTCATGGATGAAGTTAGCGGTATTGACCTTGCCAAGCGTACGGTCACCATGCAGCGGCGAACGCTCACCTATGACTACCTCGTGCTGGCGGTGGGAGCGCGCACCGGATACTTTGGCAACAACGAATGGGCGCGCCATGCCGGTGGACTCAAAGGCATTGACGACGCCCTCAACATCCGCAATCGCGTCTTGACGGCATTTGAAGAGGCTGAAAACTGTCTCGACCCGGAACAAGTCAGGCGCTTGACCACGTTCGTCGTCGTGGGCGGCGGGCCAACCGGCGTCGAGCTGGCCGGGGCACTGGGCGAACTGACCCGGCGGGTGCTCCGGCGGGACTTCAAAAACATCGACACTTCCCAGGCGCGGGTTTTTCTTATCCAGGGGGCGTCGCGGCTGCTGCCGCCCTATCACCAGGCGCTTTCTGAATATGCCCGCCAGAAGCTGGTGAAGTTGGGGGTGGACGTGCGCGTCTCGGCCCGTGTCACCCGAGTCGGACCGCAGCGCGTTGAGCTAGACAACGGGAAAGTCATCGAAGCGGCGAACATCATTTGGTGCGCTGGCGTTGAAGCGAACCCCTTGACTCGAAAACTCGGACTGCCAACGGATCGCACTGGACGGCTCAAGGTCGAACCCGACCTCCGGCTGCCCGGACACCCCGAAGTCCTGGCCATTGGTGACATTGCCGCCCTCACCGACGCCCGGGGCGTTGACGTGCCGGGGGTGGCACCGGCCGCGCTCCAGATGGGGAGATACGCGGCCAAGGTTATCGAGGCGCAACTACGCGGCAGGACGCCGCCGCGGCCGTTCGTCTATTTTGACAAAGGCAGCATGGCGACGATTGGCCGCGCGGCAGCCGTGCTGGAAGTCGGGCGTCTCCGCATGACCGGATTTTTTGCCTGGATGGGCTGGCTTCTCGTGCACTTGGCCATGCTCGTCGGCTTCAACAATAAAGTGAGCGTTCTCACGGAATGGATTTTTCGCTATATAACGTACCGCCAGGGCGCGCGAATCATCACGACGCCCCGGACCGATGAACTCCTCCGCGACGCGACGTAG
- the dprA gene encoding DNA-processing protein DprA translates to MPDDLRDWFKLWLTPGVGPVTGRKLLEHFKTPAAVLRASRAELRDLGVADDTVTAMVNDAAAADADRQVAALKRSGGEVLTLADADYPALLRELHNAPLVLFVKGAWRAVLAQPCIAVVGSRACSTYGRNAAAKLARDLAANGVTVVSGLARGIDAAAHEAALEAHGCTVAVLGTGLDDIYPRENAKLAERITETGALVTEFPFEKPPMPKNFPYRNRLIAGLCLGVVVVEAAEHSGSLITARLALEQGREVFAVPGNITSGKSVGTNRLIQDGAKLVMDWQDVISEFSYDIRQRLRKGQLPPKLAEPPLPFDLGPDERTVLALIGYDQPIYVDGLIMQSGLGQPRTLAALLNLTLCGALRELPGKCYVRVLS, encoded by the coding sequence ATGCCAGATGATCTCCGAGACTGGTTTAAGCTGTGGCTTACGCCTGGCGTCGGACCGGTCACCGGACGCAAACTGCTGGAACACTTTAAAACCCCAGCCGCTGTCTTGCGGGCGTCGCGGGCCGAACTTCGTGACCTTGGTGTGGCGGATGATACGGTCACTGCGATGGTAAACGATGCTGCGGCTGCCGATGCCGATCGGCAAGTGGCGGCGCTGAAACGGTCTGGTGGAGAAGTCCTGACGCTTGCGGACGCCGATTACCCGGCGCTGCTCCGTGAACTCCACAACGCTCCACTGGTTTTGTTTGTGAAAGGGGCATGGAGAGCGGTCCTGGCGCAACCCTGTATCGCCGTGGTTGGCTCGCGGGCGTGCTCAACCTACGGACGGAACGCGGCCGCCAAGCTGGCGCGGGATTTGGCCGCCAACGGCGTGACGGTGGTTTCCGGTTTGGCGCGTGGGATTGACGCTGCCGCGCACGAAGCTGCCCTTGAAGCCCATGGGTGCACCGTCGCCGTGTTGGGCACGGGGCTGGATGATATTTACCCCAGGGAAAATGCCAAACTTGCCGAGCGCATCACGGAGACTGGGGCGCTCGTGACTGAATTCCCCTTTGAAAAACCGCCAATGCCCAAGAACTTCCCCTATCGCAATCGCCTGATCGCCGGACTTTGTCTGGGTGTGGTGGTGGTGGAGGCCGCGGAGCATTCCGGCTCGCTCATCACGGCGCGGCTGGCGCTTGAGCAGGGACGGGAAGTGTTTGCCGTGCCGGGGAATATCACGTCAGGAAAGTCGGTTGGAACGAATCGCCTCATTCAAGACGGCGCCAAGCTCGTCATGGATTGGCAGGATGTCATTTCAGAGTTTTCGTACGACATACGCCAGCGTCTCCGAAAAGGACAACTGCCACCCAAGCTTGCAGAACCTCCCTTGCCGTTTGACTTGGGCCCGGATGAACGCACGGTTCTGGCGCTCATTGGCTACGATCAGCCCATCTACGTGGACGGGCTGATCATGCAAAGTGGGCTTGGGCAGCCACGCACCCTGGCCGCTCTCCTCAACTTGACGCTCTGTGGCGCGCTGCGTGAGCTGCCCGGCAAGTGCTATGTGCGGGTTTTATCCTGA
- a CDS encoding alpha/beta hydrolase encodes MSKRPPSSQALFVPSIPRDASTYAGSFRVHASIASRHLAQKRHIIAYLPPGHGDDPSARYPVLYMHDGQNLFDGDTAYVRGHDWKMARTAERLILEKKIEPLIIVGIWNTGVHRMDEYTPTRDPNVKQGGGLPLYGRFIVEELKPFVDATYHTDPSRDRTGIGGSSLGGLAALLLGLHYSEHFGRIAALSPSLWWDHGVAFRLVRHLKRKPDIRVWLDMGTREMGSGILHLRQMRDLLAEYGWTLNKDLFYREVRGGKHTEGDWGKRIGAVLRRLYPTKKTRSRTSVKMKSNPSKPTP; translated from the coding sequence ATGTCAAAACGCCCTCCGTCTAGTCAGGCATTATTCGTCCCTTCGATCCCACGCGACGCATCAACCTACGCCGGGAGCTTTCGGGTTCATGCCAGTATTGCGTCTCGGCATTTGGCACAAAAGCGACACATTATTGCGTATTTGCCACCCGGACACGGTGATGATCCGTCCGCGCGTTATCCGGTGCTTTACATGCACGATGGGCAAAATCTCTTCGATGGCGACACGGCATACGTGCGGGGCCATGACTGGAAAATGGCGCGGACGGCAGAGCGGTTGATCCTTGAAAAGAAAATCGAGCCGCTGATCATCGTGGGGATTTGGAACACCGGAGTGCATCGGATGGATGAATACACGCCGACCCGCGACCCGAATGTCAAGCAGGGTGGTGGGCTGCCGTTGTACGGACGCTTCATCGTCGAGGAACTCAAGCCCTTTGTCGATGCAACCTACCACACCGATCCGTCCCGCGACCGAACCGGCATCGGCGGTTCATCGTTGGGTGGACTGGCGGCATTGTTGCTTGGATTGCACTATTCAGAGCATTTCGGCCGCATTGCGGCGCTCTCACCCTCGCTGTGGTGGGACCATGGCGTGGCTTTTCGGTTGGTGCGCCACCTGAAGCGCAAGCCCGACATCCGCGTTTGGCTCGACATGGGCACCCGCGAGATGGGATCCGGTATCCTGCACTTGCGGCAGATGCGCGACTTGCTTGCCGAATACGGATGGACGTTGAATAAAGACCTGTTCTACCGCGAAGTCCGGGGCGGCAAGCACACCGAAGGTGACTGGGGAAAGCGGATTGGCGCGGTGCTGCGCCGACTCTACCCGACGAAGAAAACGCGCTCACGAACATCGGTCAAGATGAAATCGAATCCTTCCAAACCGACACCGTAG
- a CDS encoding GHMP family kinase ATP-binding protein, with the protein MSQNVAKTIIATAPTRIDLAGGTLDLPPLHLFHPGAVTVNVALDLPATCEIRPRADTTVILESLDIGRREVYASRADVRFDTPLQLLARMVAFFAPTHGVEVVTACAAPPGSGLGGSSALVIALAGALNHLTAAGYGPEQLLALAPAVETQVIRVPAGVQDYYPAVYGGISAIHLEVGGVRHESLVSDWLPWLDARVVVCHTGQAHFSGTNNWEVFKRHIDGDTATQAALARIRDLAQAMHAAVLDRDLPRVAECLRQEWEHRRQLAEGVSTPMIERLMDVARGAGALAGKVCGAGGGGCVVFVVADGQKANVSAALSAAGGQVLDARLTTRGLSVTEVAD; encoded by the coding sequence ATGAGCCAAAACGTTGCCAAGACAATTATCGCAACGGCGCCAACGCGGATTGATTTGGCCGGTGGAACACTCGATCTGCCGCCGCTGCATCTGTTTCATCCCGGCGCCGTGACCGTCAATGTTGCCCTCGACTTGCCCGCAACCTGTGAAATCAGGCCGCGCGCCGACACAACGGTTATCCTTGAGTCGCTCGATATTGGGCGACGCGAGGTCTATGCCTCGCGGGCTGACGTACGCTTTGACACACCGCTGCAACTCCTGGCGCGAATGGTGGCTTTCTTCGCGCCAACTCACGGGGTAGAAGTCGTCACGGCTTGCGCGGCCCCGCCAGGTTCGGGGCTGGGTGGCTCATCGGCGTTGGTCATTGCGCTCGCCGGGGCGCTCAACCATCTGACGGCGGCCGGTTACGGACCGGAGCAACTGTTGGCGCTGGCACCGGCCGTTGAAACCCAGGTCATTCGCGTTCCGGCCGGCGTGCAGGATTACTACCCGGCCGTCTATGGCGGCATCAGCGCCATTCATTTAGAAGTTGGGGGTGTTCGTCACGAGTCGTTGGTCTCGGATTGGCTCCCCTGGCTCGATGCGCGCGTGGTTGTGTGTCACACGGGACAAGCCCACTTTTCCGGCACGAATAACTGGGAGGTTTTCAAACGCCACATTGACGGCGACACGGCGACGCAGGCGGCACTGGCCCGCATCCGCGATTTGGCCCAAGCCATGCACGCGGCCGTGCTCGACCGTGACCTTCCACGGGTGGCGGAGTGTCTCCGGCAAGAGTGGGAGCATCGGCGTCAACTGGCGGAAGGAGTTTCCACGCCGATGATTGAGCGCCTGATGGATGTGGCGCGGGGAGCCGGGGCGTTGGCCGGGAAGGTCTGTGGCGCGGGCGGCGGCGGGTGTGTCGTGTTTGTGGTGGCCGACGGCCAGAAAGCCAACGTAAGCGCCGCTCTGTCGGCGGCCGGTGGACAAGTCCTCGATGCTCGTCTCACGACACGGGGGCTATCTGTGACTGAGGTGGCGGACTGA
- the tmk gene encoding dTMP kinase — translation MGLFISFEGVDGCGKTTQAIRLAERLRQQGWAVVQTREPGGTPLGERVRQLLLGVQDAPPTARAEVLLFAADRAQHVDTVIRPALAAGAMVLCDRFADSTRAYQGYGRQLDLGLIEDGIRLATQGLEPHITFLLDLPIEAMASRLAHRGAASNRFELEGGDFYARVRQGFMALARMHTARICVLDALQSPDVIHAAAWQRLLPQLSPPPQSQIAPVS, via the coding sequence ATGGGACTATTCATTAGCTTCGAGGGGGTTGATGGTTGTGGAAAGACGACCCAGGCCATCCGGCTTGCGGAGCGACTGCGGCAGCAGGGATGGGCAGTCGTTCAGACGCGCGAGCCAGGTGGGACGCCGCTCGGCGAGCGCGTACGGCAACTGCTCCTCGGCGTTCAGGATGCGCCACCGACGGCCCGCGCCGAAGTCTTACTCTTTGCCGCCGACCGCGCCCAGCACGTTGATACGGTGATCCGCCCGGCGCTGGCGGCTGGAGCGATGGTGCTTTGCGACCGTTTTGCTGATTCCACCCGCGCTTACCAAGGTTATGGTCGCCAACTCGACTTGGGCTTGATCGAGGATGGCATCCGGTTGGCAACCCAGGGACTCGAACCACATATCACGTTTCTGCTTGACCTTCCCATCGAAGCCATGGCTTCGCGCCTTGCCCACCGTGGGGCGGCAAGCAACCGCTTTGAGCTTGAAGGAGGGGACTTTTACGCCCGCGTGCGCCAGGGCTTCATGGCCCTGGCGCGGATGCACACGGCCCGCATTTGCGTACTTGACGCCCTGCAATCCCCGGATGTCATTCACGCTGCCGCTTGGCAGCGGCTGTTGCCACAGCTCAGTCCGCCACCTCAGTCACAGATAGCCCCCGTGTCGTGA
- the hfq gene encoding RNA chaperone Hfq encodes MDAKSPTPPSGASSQNLQDTFLNQVRRERAMVAIYLVSGVKLTGRIRGFDKYSVVLEAGNQEQLIFKHAISTISVLRSGPGRGPSPATPPENPAGGKADDADTTSP; translated from the coding sequence ATGGATGCCAAATCACCAACGCCTCCATCTGGGGCGTCGTCACAAAACCTTCAGGACACCTTCCTCAACCAAGTGCGTCGTGAGCGCGCGATGGTGGCTATTTATCTGGTGAGCGGGGTTAAGCTCACCGGCCGCATTCGTGGCTTCGACAAGTACTCCGTCGTCCTGGAAGCTGGCAATCAGGAGCAGCTCATCTTCAAGCATGCCATTTCGACGATTTCAGTCCTACGAAGCGGTCCAGGGCGCGGCCCGTCGCCAGCCACCCCGCCGGAGAATCCGGCCGGCGGCAAAGCAGACGACGCGGACACCACAAGCCCCTGA
- a CDS encoding bifunctional UDP-sugar hydrolase/5'-nucleotidase: MKRNVGTLLAAVCVLLAGLLPTTGCQDSSAANDAGKAKSTAISPEFAARLGQDDGFAFSLLFGADVQGNLKDCGCPKHPQGGLAWRMGYADGLKQMAPDAPFLQIDAGRMFAHSVGYVQPYDRTRNEWMLRAYGEAGFAAANMSYFDMPMLAELLYKSEVEAKRQAFPFLTRLVSANIRPAKPELVPPTPYIIETVTSKRLPKPVRVGITGVTMANPNPGAETLNFTIDDPAEALKRVIPELRAKCDFVVVMSYGPEAQTDKVTKVPGVDLVVVANNLGAMILQVQKVNDVSVVQAFSQTKLLGDLRFYYTPDGTLREMRLSMPSLDKDIPTDRRWEQMVVDAQKAIDEATKAVVNSPPSEAAGPVSAQPRNN; the protein is encoded by the coding sequence ATGAAACGCAACGTTGGAACGCTCCTGGCGGCAGTATGCGTCTTACTGGCCGGACTGCTGCCCACAACCGGATGTCAGGACAGTTCAGCGGCAAACGACGCCGGCAAAGCCAAGTCAACCGCCATATCACCGGAATTTGCTGCTCGCTTGGGGCAAGATGATGGCTTTGCCTTCTCACTGCTTTTTGGGGCCGATGTTCAGGGCAACCTCAAGGACTGCGGCTGCCCCAAGCACCCGCAAGGGGGACTGGCTTGGCGCATGGGCTATGCCGACGGACTCAAGCAGATGGCGCCAGATGCACCATTCCTACAGATTGACGCGGGACGGATGTTTGCCCACTCGGTGGGTTACGTTCAGCCCTATGACCGCACGCGCAACGAGTGGATGCTACGCGCCTATGGCGAAGCTGGGTTTGCCGCGGCGAACATGAGCTATTTTGACATGCCAATGCTGGCCGAGCTGCTTTACAAGTCTGAGGTTGAAGCCAAGCGTCAGGCGTTTCCGTTTCTGACGCGCCTGGTCTCGGCCAACATTCGGCCAGCCAAGCCGGAGCTAGTACCGCCAACCCCGTACATTATCGAAACCGTGACCAGCAAGCGCCTTCCAAAGCCGGTCCGGGTGGGCATTACCGGAGTCACCATGGCGAATCCCAATCCCGGCGCGGAAACGCTCAACTTCACCATTGACGACCCAGCCGAAGCTCTCAAGCGCGTTATCCCAGAACTGCGCGCCAAGTGCGACTTTGTCGTGGTGATGTCGTATGGTCCAGAGGCCCAGACCGACAAGGTGACAAAAGTGCCCGGCGTTGACCTCGTCGTCGTGGCGAATAACCTTGGCGCCATGATTCTTCAGGTGCAAAAGGTCAATGATGTGTCGGTCGTCCAGGCGTTTTCCCAGACGAAGCTTCTGGGTGATTTACGGTTTTACTACACGCCGGACGGCACACTTCGGGAAATGCGGCTCTCCATGCCGAGCCTCGACAAAGACATCCCAACCGACCGCCGCTGGGAGCAGATGGTCGTGGATGCCCAGAAAGCGATTGATGAAGCCACGAAGGCGGTGGTCAATTCCCCGCCGAGCGAAGCCGCCGGTCCGGTCAGCGCCCAGCCACGAAACAACTGA
- the mscL gene encoding large-conductance mechanosensitive channel protein MscL, giving the protein MGILQEFKDFVARGSVIDLAVGVIIGGAFGKIVASFVEDIIMPPVGLLTSGVNFTEAKLVLKEAAKAGDPVIAVKYGNFIQVVIQFVIVAAVVFLMVKTINRLRRPEPTAPPPEPTNEEKLLTEIRDLLKR; this is encoded by the coding sequence ATGGGTATCCTTCAAGAGTTCAAAGACTTTGTTGCGCGCGGCAGCGTCATTGACCTGGCCGTTGGCGTGATTATCGGTGGCGCGTTCGGCAAGATTGTTGCCTCATTTGTCGAAGACATCATCATGCCTCCGGTTGGGCTACTGACCAGCGGGGTCAACTTCACCGAGGCAAAGCTGGTGCTCAAAGAAGCCGCCAAGGCTGGCGATCCCGTCATTGCCGTCAAATATGGCAACTTCATCCAGGTTGTCATTCAGTTTGTGATTGTGGCGGCAGTCGTTTTCCTGATGGTCAAGACCATCAATCGTCTCCGCCGCCCGGAACCAACCGCGCCGCCGCCGGAGCCAACCAACGAGGAAAAATTACTGACCGAAATCCGCGACCTGCTCAAACGGTAG
- a CDS encoding (2Fe-2S) ferredoxin domain-containing protein, translating into MSIYEKHVFVCVSGKTCPTQGSEAVWQALRDEVKACGKLDAIRVNKSGCLAQCGHGPMVVVYPEQVWYGRVTVEDAPKIVHDHLLGDAPVERLRYVKAKSTVS; encoded by the coding sequence ATGAGCATTTACGAAAAGCACGTGTTTGTCTGCGTTTCAGGCAAGACGTGCCCTACCCAAGGCAGTGAAGCCGTCTGGCAAGCGCTCCGTGATGAGGTCAAAGCCTGTGGAAAACTCGATGCAATCCGGGTCAACAAGTCTGGTTGTCTGGCGCAGTGCGGCCATGGACCGATGGTCGTCGTTTATCCCGAACAAGTTTGGTATGGCCGTGTCACGGTCGAGGATGCGCCGAAGATTGTTCACGACCACCTGCTAGGCGACGCGCCGGTGGAACGGCTGCGCTATGTCAAGGCGAAGTCCACGGTGTCATGA
- a CDS encoding zinc-binding dehydrogenase → MKVARVYDFDDVRIEQMPRPTVGPRELLIQVKASGICSGDVTPWYIKRKAGKVLGHEPAGIVAEVGAEVTDFRVGDPVFAHHHAPCFVCKLCAKGEYVQCATWKSSHIVPGAVAEYFLVPEVNRRDTLRLPETMSFEDGALVEPAACSVKAIRKAGLHPRDTVLVIGLGIMGQMNVLLAKHAGVERVIGADLVDWRCAKALEFGADAVINPAREDLVERLAELTAGALADVVIVGPSSVRVMELGIRCAGKGGTVVLFMGSSPGEMLAIEPFHLYFNEIDLVMSYSCGPDDTRAALDAIANGVLTAEKLVTHRYTIEDTALGFRKMAEAQDVLKAQIIFP, encoded by the coding sequence ATGAAAGTTGCCAGAGTTTACGACTTCGACGATGTTCGGATTGAGCAGATGCCGCGCCCGACGGTCGGCCCACGCGAGCTACTCATTCAAGTCAAAGCCAGCGGCATCTGCTCTGGCGATGTGACGCCGTGGTACATCAAGCGCAAGGCCGGCAAGGTCCTTGGTCACGAACCAGCCGGTATCGTGGCTGAGGTCGGCGCAGAGGTGACGGACTTTCGCGTTGGTGATCCAGTGTTTGCCCACCACCATGCGCCTTGCTTCGTGTGCAAGCTGTGCGCCAAGGGCGAGTACGTGCAGTGCGCCACCTGGAAATCCTCGCATATCGTTCCGGGCGCGGTGGCCGAATACTTTCTCGTGCCGGAGGTCAACCGGCGCGACACCCTGCGCTTGCCAGAGACCATGTCATTTGAAGATGGGGCGCTGGTCGAGCCGGCCGCCTGTTCGGTCAAGGCCATTCGCAAGGCAGGCCTGCATCCGCGGGATACCGTCCTGGTCATCGGGCTGGGCATCATGGGGCAGATGAATGTCCTTTTGGCTAAACACGCTGGCGTGGAGCGGGTCATTGGCGCGGACTTGGTGGACTGGCGGTGCGCCAAGGCGCTGGAGTTTGGCGCGGATGCCGTCATCAACCCAGCACGTGAAGACCTGGTTGAGCGCCTGGCCGAACTTACGGCCGGCGCACTCGCCGATGTGGTCATTGTCGGGCCGAGCAGCGTCCGGGTCATGGAGCTTGGGATTCGCTGCGCCGGGAAGGGCGGAACGGTTGTGCTGTTCATGGGGTCGTCGCCCGGCGAAATGCTCGCCATCGAGCCGTTCCATTTGTACTTCAATGAGATTGACTTGGTGATGAGCTATTCCTGCGGCCCGGACGACACACGAGCCGCGCTCGATGCGATTGCCAATGGGGTCCTGACCGCTGAGAAGCTTGTCAC
- the mazG gene encoding nucleoside triphosphate pyrophosphohydrolase, protein MAQSASHAGRDERFQALVEVMARLRAPAGCPWDRQQTHQTLKPYLIEEAYEVLHAIDEGDDVELRKELGDVLLQVVFHAQIAAEENRFDVYDVIDALREKLIRRHPHVFGDARAQDAREVTRNWEAIKAQEKAAAGKAESAASVLDGVASAMPALIEARQLTERAAYYDFDWPNAQAVLDKLTEETQELRAALALPAPDQRQVAEEVGDLLFVLVNLARKLGLDPEATLKVANQKFRRRFAAVEQTLAAQGKTLTESNPVEMNAIWDAIKHRTPPTAASAVDTHAR, encoded by the coding sequence ATGGCACAATCTGCGTCACATGCCGGGCGAGATGAACGTTTTCAGGCATTGGTCGAGGTCATGGCGCGACTCCGCGCGCCCGCTGGCTGCCCCTGGGACCGGCAGCAAACGCACCAGACGCTCAAGCCATACCTGATCGAGGAAGCTTACGAAGTGCTCCACGCGATTGATGAAGGCGATGATGTGGAACTGCGCAAGGAACTTGGCGATGTCTTGCTTCAGGTGGTTTTTCATGCCCAGATTGCGGCTGAGGAAAACCGCTTCGATGTCTATGACGTGATTGACGCCTTGCGCGAGAAGCTCATCCGCCGTCATCCGCATGTGTTTGGCGATGCGCGCGCGCAGGACGCCCGCGAAGTGACGCGCAACTGGGAAGCCATCAAAGCGCAGGAGAAAGCGGCTGCCGGGAAGGCTGAATCAGCGGCTTCCGTACTCGATGGCGTTGCGTCTGCCATGCCGGCCCTGATCGAAGCCCGCCAACTGACGGAACGTGCAGCCTACTATGACTTTGACTGGCCCAACGCCCAGGCCGTGCTCGATAAACTGACCGAAGAAACCCAGGAACTCCGCGCGGCATTGGCGCTGCCCGCGCCCGACCAGCGCCAAGTTGCTGAAGAAGTCGGTGATTTGCTCTTTGTTTTGGTCAATCTGGCGCGCAAGCTCGGCCTTGACCCGGAAGCTACGCTCAAAGTCGCCAATCAAAAGTTTCGGCGGCGCTTTGCCGCTGTCGAACAAACCCTGGCGGCCCAGGGTAAAACCCTCACCGAGAGCAACCCGGTGGAAATGAATGCCATCTGGGACGCCATCAAGCATAGGACGCCGCCCACTGCGGCATCTGCCGTGGATACCCATGCCAGATGA